Genomic DNA from candidate division WOR-3 bacterium:
ATTGACAGTCACCCCGCGTAACGCTTCGACGATCGTCAAGCCGTAGTGAATACAGACAAGCTGGAGCGTCAAAGGCTGGGCCAGCATCGTACAGGAGCCGGGGTTGAAGTCCGTAGCCAGCGCCATCGTAATTCCCAACTCTCGCATTCTTGCTACCGGTGGCTTGTGCTGCTCACGCAGAAAGAAACAGGTTCCGGGCAGCAACACCGCTACCACGCCCTTCTCTGCCATCTGCCGAAGTCCTTCATCCGACGGCCGCAACAGATGGCTGGCCGACACTGCGCCCACCTGAGCCGCAACCTCTGCCCCGCCCGAAGAATCAATCTCATCCGCGTGCACCGTTGGCAGAAGACCGTATCGCTTGCCGGCCTCAAGTATCTGCACCGTCTCCTCCGGACTGAAAGCTATGCTCTCACAGAACACATCGCAGAACCGGGCAAGTCTGTCTTCCGCTACCTTCGGCAGCATCTGCTCAATGACGAGTCGAACATAGCTCGGCTTGTCCAACCCTTCTGGTACCGAATGCGCTCCCATAAACGTCGGCACCACGGTAGCAATGCCGGCCTCACCCAGCCGCCTTGCCACGCGCAGCATCTTGAGTTCACTCTCTGTATCAAGCCCATACCCAGACTTGACCTCAACCGTGGTCGTGCCCCAGGCCGACATCTCGCGCAGCCGCGCCAGCGCATGCTCGTACAGCTCATCCTCGGACGCGGCACGCGTGGCTTTGACAGTAAACAGGATGCCGCCACCGGTCTGCGCAATCTCCTTGTACGTCTTGCCAAGAAGTCTCTGCTCGAACTCATGGGCCCGCCACCCGCCGAACACAAGATGCGTATGCGGGTCCACAAACCCCGGTAGAACCACGCAACCGCGACAGTCCACAACCTCTGAATCTGAAACCTGAAACCTTGAATCTACCTGTCCTACATCTGAAACTCTGCCCTCCTCAATCTGCACCCAGGCATTCTCAACGATGCCCAAGCCGTCGCCGGTCATCGTCAGCAACTGGCCGATGTTGGCAAGCAGGAGAGAATCCGACTTCATCTTCTCCCTACTATACGCAAAGGGGGAAAGCCCGCAAGCCACTACCGCAACAAGGTAATGGCAAACAGCGGTTCAGACACTCTGCAGAGCATAGTATACCTTCTCGGCCAGTTGCGGGCCGATGCCTTTGACGCGGGCAATGTCTGTAACCGACGCCAGCTTGAGCTTGTCCAGGCTGCCGAAGTGCTGGATGAGTGCTTTCTTGCGCGCCGGGCCGATGCCGGGAATGTCATCCAGTTCAGACCGGGTCTGCG
This window encodes:
- the hutI gene encoding imidazolonepropionase, with translation MKSDSLLLANIGQLLTMTGDGLGIVENAWVQIEEGRVSDVGQVDSRFQVSDSEVVDCRGCVVLPGFVDPHTHLVFGGWRAHEFEQRLLGKTYKEIAQTGGGILFTVKATRAASEDELYEHALARLREMSAWGTTTVEVKSGYGLDTESELKMLRVARRLGEAGIATVVPTFMGAHSVPEGLDKPSYVRLVIEQMLPKVAEDRLARFCDVFCESIAFSPEETVQILEAGKRYGLLPTVHADEIDSSGGAEVAAQVGAVSASHLLRPSDEGLRQMAEKGVVAVLLPGTCFFLREQHKPPVARMRELGITMALATDFNPGSCTMLAQPLTLQLVCIHYGLTIVEALRGVTVNAARALRLESEIGTIEPGKRADIVITDVPDYRHLAYRFGHNPCRLVLRHGSIVNRPAA